CTCACATGTGACTACTAAGATCTCAATCTTTACAGCTGTTGCTTTATCATTGGATAGGTATCTAGCTGTGAAGCTTTCATTGCGATACAAAAACCTTGTAACAATCCGAAAGGTCATCGTTTGTAACATTTTCGTCTGGCTGTTCTCTGTGATATTTGAAGTATCACATTCTGTTGTTGAATCCgaaaacattttccatttggttgATCTTCACCTTCAAACCACGGTCCCATTAGTTATTTTGAGTTGCGTTTATATTGCCGCTTACATTGAATTTCGTCGCTACTCAAGAAACGTCGTTTTTGGACAAGCCCTTACAGCTGGAAGATCTCGTACAGTTGTTCAAAACATTCGACTCGAAAAGAAAATAGTTTGGACAGTGGTAATAATCAATGTTGTGATATTTATATCTTTTTCGCCGTATTTAATCGCAAAAAATTTAGAAAATGGCTGTTTAAAAGAGAAAAGCAGTGAATGTAGTGGGGTGGGTTTTGAAACCTTGAAAGCTCTTTCAGTACCAATGTTGTGTATAAGCTCTGCGCTAAACCCATTCCTTTACGCTTGGAGAATACCACAATACAGGCAAGCCCTAATTGCGGTTAAAAACAGGGCATGCTTTTCGTGTCAAAGATAAATTTGCATCAGAAGTACTCACCTCACAGTAAACGAGCCTACGGTTCTCGCAACTGATAGTTTATTTGAACGAAAAAGTCTCGCAGTTGTCAACTGTCTTTGTAACTCTCCAAAAGAGCTAGACCAATGGTAAACTACAATAAAATCGAGTATGATATATGTGCGAGGTTATAATGATGAAAGGGTTCTTTTGCAATCCTCGAATCTGCTTCCACGAAGTGGCGACTTAAATCAAGAGTGGATCCTCTCTTGCttaacaaattaaattgaaattggccttgaaatctgattggttgttttgcttttgtgtttctttctcattggcttGGGAAATGGtgcaatttagagcaaaaaaataGAGCGATTgagaataaatcgcactgcttaGAGctaatcagattgcaaggatcaccagtgatttctaagtggatgtaataaaattgaaaacgcGGCTGAGCACATGCATTAATTGTCGAAAAACACTCTTTATCAAAAAGGTAATCACTTCAATTTAACACATTATTTGCTTTAACACTGCTATTTCCTGCGATTTTTAAGCAGCTCTCTTTTTACGTTCTCCaggaacgagagaacgcatcctaatttggtttcgcaggcttcgcaggcgcgagaaatcgagattttttgtggactgcaaattAGCCGCCCAtctcaatctcgttcccagaatcttcgttccccttgaccagcgggtcgggttacgagagactctgggataatccgtttcgataaagtttttgattggttgaaagtctgaGCATGAGCAACCAATTTCGGTCTCGAGGCGAGTGCCGCGAGGGGTTTCCCAGCGCATTGTATGATTGTTAATGATTgtttggattggttcgttgattagtttggagccaaagcaaagagtgagaacctattaaatctaatggaatggAATTGTCTCTCACTGAgtatttatgtctttaaaatgtattcataccgaatcttcaaattgctgtatattattatatgaatcAAGATCTTCTCGTACAGTTACTTACGTACATGTGAGTGTCCTGGAAAGGTGCGAGAACCTTTAGCAGATGAGTTTTTGGGTAGAGAAAGAGTTACTGATGCAAAGagaactcgtttggcttgtgacagtgctgttgaACGCTTTGAAAACATCGTGAAAGGCCCGTCTCTctctggcatgcaaagcaatatcctttcggtaggttgaaaattttactcgcatttcatttggtttcattacACTGCACTGTTCTCAACCTCCATTGGAGGAAGAGGTCAGATCAGATATAGagaatcaaatcaatgaaatgagatgtacatctcacatccaatggaacttgtcttacattttaggtacttagaaaaactggaaacttcagttgttgactttgttatgcaaatacttagcttaacgtttaatttatgatgaaataaaaaaaaaaatggtgtaatataAAGCTCGACCATCCTCTAGAGCCTATTTCTTGTAGCACTTAAAAGTCAGTCACAAAAATGACACTTTTCGCTTGAGTAATTAAGTACTTCTTTCTGAAGTGCATGTACCTTAACATACCACTACATAAGGAGTTTTTTTTCCGTAATTGCTCAGCCCACAGTATTAATTACAGTGGCGGTTATTATTTGCTAATTGAAGCCACAGTGGTCAAGTGTTCGAGACTTCAAAGGTTGGTTGACTGTAtgagttctggccccagttgtttgcatttgaagggtggatagtgctatccactggataaatcactatctactggatatccaaactcaattggttttggtagtgtttatctgctggatagtgatttatctggctccagttgttctaaaggtggataacgctctCTACCGGACAAATGGCTATACactggaaagtgcagttggtttCGCTataacttatccactggatagcgctatccatcatttgaacaactggggcctggtgggtagtgctatccactttttgaacaactgaggccagatctttatccaacctcttttctctgcctcctttgtcctgacaaaggaggcagagaaaagagaacctgggaacgagattggtctTGATCATCTCTCAGTTTTATATGTACCTGCATACAACTTAATACTGACAAATGTTTGATAGACTTTGtaaaaaattctgtgattggttagcatcccatttaatggaagggacaaagtttttgactgcttaacccattgacacctcaaacgccctaggatgaccACAGTTGAGGACTAGAATTTCCCTGGaattagacagaataaaatctgtcaagtctcactcccagcgGTTAAAGGGGATCAGTGATACCCCTTGTTACTCTACAGAAAAGAGAGCTAAGTGCTGCCATCAATGAACTACCTGGctcatttagtttcattatctagacacagacttaatgcttttacagtgtgtttgggagcaactttacagcagcctatatttctgataaattttaacaattttgtgaaacaaaagaagaaggtagcattgcagactgtgcagtATTTCTACTCACTTGAGAACGTATTCCACACATCCactcaatttaaattttgtctcaACGGTTAAGTTGTCAGTAAATTATACTGTCTATTTTGAAGTTAGACTGACTTCTTCATGTTGGtatgtacagttgtcaacagtttctaatgtaatttttttttatgccaacaaaagaaatgtttaggttcaaggtttgtagacaagtatctgtttg
The Montipora capricornis isolate CH-2021 chromosome 10, ASM3666992v2, whole genome shotgun sequence genome window above contains:
- the LOC138022114 gene encoding adrenocorticotropic hormone receptor-like, producing the protein MIEANEMSHDHDHEHGAGIISSATVAIVAGIFSLTFSSATILTNIVLLFTLFSDPYNYFRSRGTTYFVASLSLSDFLSGLFVQPLYSACMLCIGSGHEQPKLCDISLIFSHVTTKISIFTAVALSLDRYLAVKLSLRYKNLVTIRKVIVCNIFVWLFSVIFEVSHSVVESENIFHLVDLHLQTTVPLVILSCVYIAAYIEFRRYSRNVVFGQALTAGRSRTVVQNIRLEKKIVWTVVIINVVIFISFSPYLIAKNLENGCLKEKSSECSGVGFETLKALSVPMLCISSALNPFLYAWRIPQYRQALIAVKNRACFSCQR